A stretch of Desulfitobacterium dichloroeliminans LMG P-21439 DNA encodes these proteins:
- the infB gene encoding translation initiation factor IF-2 — translation MSIRVHELAKELNLSSKEVMSRLKTIGVDVKNHLSTVENAEANQLRTQKPQSKEQVSDSGKSAPAQEKSSPVQGSEEGDRGNSSQVASSQAPRTEGRPQGQRPAGMEGRPQGQRPAGMEGRPQGQRPAGMEGRPQGQRPAGMEGRPQGQRPAGMEGRPQGQRPAGMEGRPQGQRPPGMEGRPQGQRPPGMEGRPQGQRPPGMEGRPQGQRPPGMQGRPQGQRPPGMEGRPQGQRPPGMEGRPQGQRPPGMQGRPQGQRPAGMDGRPQGQRPPGMQGHPQGQRPGMDGRPQGQRPPQRPPATPSAPAVEQPPKRQIGDKKKPQDRSFERKKEMEKEMRSPRNNKRHMKHAPREVRDTAPKHIVIPGSITVQELASRMSRKSGEVIKKLMDMGVMATINQEIDSETATIIAGEMGVTVEVKVEKPISVIEEIVDDEADLSPRPPVVTVMGHVDHGKTSLLDAIRAANVTASEAGGITQHIGAYQVEIKGQKITFLDTPGHEAFTAMRARGAQVTDIAILVVAADDGVMPQTIEAINHAKAADVPIIVAINKIDKEDANSDRVKQELTEYGLVVEEWGGDTIAVPVSAKARTNIEQLLEMILLVAEVKELKANPNRIATGTVIEAELDKGKGPVATMLVAKGTLNVGDMILAGSTFGRIRAMVDDKGRRVKKAGPSTPVEVQGLNEVPVAGQVFHVVEDEKHARQIAEARANERKAEEVQQISKVSLEDLFDRIKEGEVKELNVIIKADVQGSIEALKQSLLRLSTSEVRVNPIHGGVGAITETDIMLAAASNAIIIGFNVRPDANTKATAELQGVDMRLYRVIYDAIEDVKAAMTGMLDPDFKEVVQGRAEVRQVFKVPKVGAVAGSYVLNGKITRHSKVRVIRDSIVIHEGELESLRRFKDDAKEVMEGYECGIGVANFNDIKEGDIIEAFIMEEVKRQL, via the coding sequence TTGAGTATACGTGTTCATGAATTAGCCAAGGAACTAAATTTAAGCAGTAAAGAAGTGATGAGTCGCCTGAAAACTATAGGTGTAGATGTAAAAAACCATTTGAGTACCGTAGAAAATGCAGAAGCCAATCAGCTACGGACTCAAAAGCCACAAAGTAAAGAACAAGTTTCGGATTCTGGAAAATCTGCACCAGCGCAGGAGAAGAGTAGCCCGGTTCAAGGTTCAGAAGAAGGAGATCGTGGCAATTCTTCACAGGTAGCTAGTTCACAAGCACCAAGGACGGAAGGCCGTCCACAGGGACAACGCCCAGCAGGAATGGAAGGCCGTCCGCAAGGACAGCGTCCGGCAGGAATGGAAGGCCGTCCACAAGGACAGCGTCCGGCAGGAATGGAAGGCCGTCCGCAAGGACAGCGTCCGGCAGGAATGGAAGGCCGTCCGCAAGGACAGCGTCCGGCAGGAATGGAAGGCCGTCCGCAAGGACAGCGTCCGGCAGGAATGGAAGGCCGTCCGCAAGGACAGCGTCCACCTGGGATGGAAGGTCGTCCGCAAGGACAGCGTCCACCTGGGATGGAAGGTCGTCCGCAAGGACAGCGTCCACCTGGGATGGAAGGTCGTCCGCAAGGACAGCGTCCACCGGGAATGCAAGGCCGCCCGCAAGGACAACGTCCGCCTGGGATGGAAGGCCGTCCGCAGGGACAGCGTCCACCAGGAATGGAAGGTCGTCCGCAAGGACAACGTCCACCAGGAATGCAAGGCCGTCCGCAAGGACAACGCCCGGCTGGTATGGATGGTCGTCCACAGGGACAACGTCCGCCAGGAATGCAAGGTCATCCACAAGGTCAACGTCCGGGAATGGATGGCAGACCTCAAGGACAAAGGCCACCTCAAAGACCACCTGCGACCCCCAGTGCACCAGCCGTAGAACAACCGCCTAAACGTCAAATTGGCGATAAAAAGAAACCACAAGATCGCAGTTTTGAACGCAAAAAAGAGATGGAAAAGGAAATGCGTTCGCCGCGAAATAATAAACGTCATATGAAACATGCACCACGAGAAGTTCGCGATACAGCGCCTAAGCATATCGTCATTCCGGGGAGTATTACAGTTCAAGAATTGGCCTCGAGAATGAGCCGTAAATCTGGGGAAGTCATTAAGAAGTTGATGGACATGGGAGTTATGGCAACTATCAATCAAGAGATTGATTCAGAAACAGCAACTATTATCGCTGGAGAAATGGGAGTAACGGTTGAAGTTAAGGTAGAGAAGCCAATCTCGGTAATTGAAGAGATTGTTGATGATGAGGCTGATTTGAGCCCTCGTCCTCCCGTTGTTACAGTTATGGGGCATGTTGACCATGGCAAGACTTCACTTCTTGATGCTATTCGGGCAGCCAACGTCACAGCGTCTGAAGCCGGTGGGATTACTCAGCATATTGGTGCTTATCAGGTTGAGATCAAAGGCCAAAAGATTACCTTCCTAGATACCCCAGGCCATGAAGCCTTTACAGCTATGCGTGCGCGGGGGGCTCAAGTAACCGATATTGCTATCCTTGTTGTGGCAGCCGATGATGGGGTTATGCCTCAAACCATCGAGGCCATCAATCACGCCAAAGCGGCTGATGTTCCGATTATCGTAGCAATCAATAAGATTGATAAGGAAGATGCCAACTCGGATCGAGTGAAGCAAGAACTCACGGAGTATGGGCTAGTGGTCGAAGAATGGGGCGGTGATACCATCGCGGTTCCCGTTTCGGCAAAAGCTCGCACGAATATAGAGCAGCTCTTGGAGATGATTCTGCTTGTAGCTGAAGTCAAGGAACTCAAGGCAAACCCCAATCGAATCGCTACCGGAACAGTTATCGAAGCGGAACTCGATAAAGGTAAGGGGCCTGTGGCTACCATGCTGGTTGCTAAAGGGACACTGAATGTAGGGGATATGATTCTGGCAGGTTCTACCTTCGGTCGAATTCGGGCTATGGTGGATGACAAGGGACGCCGGGTGAAAAAAGCTGGACCATCCACTCCGGTGGAAGTTCAAGGACTTAACGAAGTTCCCGTTGCCGGCCAAGTCTTTCATGTTGTGGAAGACGAAAAACATGCCCGCCAAATTGCCGAAGCACGCGCCAATGAGCGTAAAGCTGAGGAAGTACAGCAGATTTCCAAAGTAAGCTTGGAAGACCTCTTTGATCGAATTAAAGAGGGAGAAGTCAAAGAGTTGAATGTCATCATTAAAGCTGACGTTCAGGGTTCAATTGAAGCCTTGAAGCAATCACTTCTCAGGTTGTCCACCAGTGAAGTGCGTGTTAACCCGATCCATGGTGGAGTAGGAGCCATTACGGAAACAGATATTATGCTGGCCGCGGCGTCTAATGCCATTATTATTGGATTTAATGTCCGTCCGGATGCCAATACGAAAGCTACAGCAGAACTGCAAGGGGTTGATATGCGCCTCTATCGTGTCATCTATGATGCTATAGAAGACGTTAAGGCAGCTATGACAGGAATGCTGGATCCCGACTTCAAAGAGGTAGTTCAAGGCAGGGCAGAAGTTCGCCAAGTCTTTAAGGTGCCTAAAGTGGGAGCAGTGGCTGGATCCTATGTCCTCAACGGGAAAATTACACGGCACTCTAAGGTTCGTGTGATTCGCGATAGTATCGTTATTCATGAAGGCGAGTTGGAATCTCTAAGACGCTTTAAAGATGATGCTAAAGAGGTTATGGAAGGCTATGAATGCGGTATTGGGGTAGCGAACTTCAATGATATCAAAGAGGGAGATATAATCGAAGCCTTTATCATGGAAGAAGTTAAGAGACAACTATAA
- a CDS encoding L7Ae/L30e/S12e/Gadd45 family ribosomal protein yields MIDRIYSLLGLARRAGKITSGESQVEAMLKKRKGHLLILAEDAQGTHKKYQQWAEDLRLPVMIIGTKLELGVAIGLSPRSTVLVMDVGFAKAILKIRS; encoded by the coding sequence GTGATAGATCGAATCTACTCACTCTTAGGTCTGGCCAGAAGAGCGGGAAAAATCACCTCTGGTGAATCACAGGTTGAGGCTATGCTGAAAAAAAGGAAGGGACATCTTCTTATATTGGCAGAGGATGCTCAAGGAACACATAAAAAGTATCAACAGTGGGCTGAAGACCTGCGCTTGCCTGTTATGATTATTGGAACTAAACTAGAGTTAGGAGTGGCTATCGGGCTTTCCCCGAGATCTACGGTTTTGGTAATGGATGTTGGCTTTGCTAAGGCCATCTTAAAGATAAGGAGTTGA
- the rnpM gene encoding RNase P modulator RnpM, whose protein sequence is MKTRKIPQRMCLGCQEMKPKKDLIRVVRTPEGTVELDPTGKRNGRGAYICLQVDCFRAAVKGKRFQKALELELSPQVIEELERKLGGS, encoded by the coding sequence ATGAAGACACGCAAAATTCCGCAGAGAATGTGTTTGGGCTGTCAAGAAATGAAACCGAAGAAGGATCTTATCCGTGTAGTTCGTACACCGGAAGGAACTGTAGAGCTTGACCCCACTGGCAAACGGAATGGACGTGGCGCATACATTTGCCTGCAAGTAGATTGCTTCAGAGCGGCAGTTAAAGGGAAACGCTTCCAGAAAGCCCTGGAACTTGAGCTATCTCCTCAAGTGATTGAGGAATTAGAAAGGAAGTTGGGCGGTTCGTGA